In the genome of Criblamydia sequanensis CRIB-18, one region contains:
- a CDS encoding class I SAM-dependent methyltransferase, which translates to MKRHPLSIIEIEHSEPPRKPDKISKRREVEGHFETLWRTDPQMFNPLRNAKERERINRSLNFLEPKKSHDKIKAVDLGCGEGVFAKRLLEKEGYEVLGVDCANIALKKLMEDYKGDFLAAKNDCMPNTTLEDDAFDLVISLDLLAYLKPDEYRLFFNEIARIMKKDAKTLISTPIDFRSENALQKFIELAKTELEIEKMELSHFSYYIKLKDIFRAPKRFYESSKSPLIRKKALSSRSGLLKKWFQLNSTSFLGPIWKLISFATSPIASSIDQNHWLLLKLEKLAKFLNSENTVSHAIILAKRKLLFDEEPYLPKTIERKGKRQIWE; encoded by the coding sequence ATGAAACGACACCCTCTTTCCATCATTGAAATCGAACATTCCGAACCTCCAAGAAAACCCGATAAAATCAGTAAACGGAGGGAAGTGGAAGGTCATTTCGAGACGCTTTGGAGAACGGATCCACAAATGTTTAATCCCTTAAGAAATGCTAAAGAAAGGGAGAGAATTAATAGGTCTCTAAATTTTTTAGAGCCTAAAAAATCACATGATAAAATCAAGGCAGTAGATCTAGGCTGCGGAGAAGGAGTTTTTGCAAAGAGGCTCCTTGAAAAGGAAGGCTATGAAGTTTTGGGAGTTGATTGTGCGAATATCGCTTTAAAGAAGTTGATGGAGGATTATAAAGGAGACTTTCTCGCTGCAAAAAATGACTGCATGCCCAATACCACATTGGAAGATGACGCCTTTGATCTTGTAATCTCGCTTGATTTATTAGCCTATCTAAAACCGGATGAATACCGCCTATTTTTTAATGAGATCGCAAGAATCATGAAAAAAGACGCTAAAACCCTTATCTCAACTCCTATTGACTTTAGATCTGAAAACGCTCTTCAAAAATTTATCGAATTGGCAAAAACAGAGCTTGAAATTGAGAAAATGGAACTTAGTCATTTTAGCTATTATATCAAGCTAAAAGACATTTTTAGAGCTCCAAAGCGTTTTTATGAATCCTCTAAAAGCCCTTTAATTAGAAAAAAAGCCCTTTCGTCAAGAAGCGGGCTTTTAAAAAAGTGGTTTCAGCTTAATAGCACTTCTTTTCTTGGCCCCATTTGGAAACTGATTTCTTTTGCAACAAGTCCCATTGCTTCTTCTATCGATCAAAATCATTGGCTTCTTTTAAAATTGGAGAAACTTGCCAAATTCTTAAATAGCGAGAACACCGTCAGCCATGCGATTATCTTAGCCAAAAGAAAACTTCTTTTTGATGAAGAACCCTATCTTCCCAAAACAATTGAAAGAAAAGGAAAACGACAAATCTGGGAATAA
- a CDS encoding glycogen/starch synthase: MNIENNSKISSIFHVNERTEELQRSITNVSAANPEITLEILKKTQLSLFEKLILKIVNFVRSLFGLKSKAINRLLQTQTIAAKCIRFCGTSKANPPLNQELPIIITAGKLNLFATKCQFKIAKAQDHTEILQQIQEVSKNEEVFSESQISNKKVFNKLKNILNNIVEIYSNKQPEKLNKKIETFDDLIKKAFCMTDENNQNVVQQLNKLYLKKKEGYSALVNLHVIKQKLKKDFTPKKLQELLQDHFEEFSKFENDASRLDPSKALEYLSQKIQKKKAYIQKIDKVLDDFSNKVHDDFSVYKVSAKRLIEEIPSEILDKPINVTMIGVEFTGLIKEGGLAEALEGMAKAMKNQHPDNKVRLIFPKFNILPAEIQKAINQVQPSSHLNSKDKPYKVYTIELGGIEYNFIEDPSFILSGQRPSIYGPDEASSKERFAVFSGLAADFVKELKTDVIHLHDWHVAGVALKLHNDSPEKRDYPPIVFTYHNNSRMAQGRFEQGIYNYEPVIQGLIQAGIASENVNFFVEAIKKSDAITTVSESFGIESQDMSRGEGVSFAAREAAQAGKLTGIINGSNPHSWNPEEDALLKNWKDPETGIPFDLTYGPNEDDLTLIEKKELCKTHLQKWAAQNFPHAKVDFTKPIVTYVGRFDSYQKGLDKLEGAIEETLKNGGQFIVMGSLEDKKASKILDDLEIKYKENVLFIRDFKDPNGRYHYQQGDKDRQGCGSLVRGASDFLLIPSKFEPCGLVQFEGWLFGSLSIGSKVGGLSDTIIPPEKNSERFNGFLFNREEKNSMETAIRTALLTWKNYTPEQKGRLVRRIIEEGRKYSWSTSPSGYSPIEKYRFVYENAKKFAIQRKNPLKRPLVNICSQMDKIRDTSLIQHHRASNSDKLEENYSAYFYNQFNFKKLEKMYRALPEKVRGRVSSPYGYKVNSKTYEKLGSHFISGADGANIEGVQFAVEAPQAKTVQVKILTENQSHLYELSKEKNGTWAGFVPGLGIGTYYQFIVNGQIKLDPLGLSHLQNPIPGEPLCSVVVDRAYEWNDQEWMQSRVENAGKPAPVSVYEVHPLTWKKKNGEFLNYREFALELVKHCKTMGYTHVELMGILEHPNEISWGYQVTGFFSPTSRMGTPEDFKYLVETLHNHQIGVYLDWIPAHFAKDPNALSYFDGSNQYQPSFLALLFSIRNLAFDWGTYFFDYGKKPIRNFLTSSAIYWLKEMHIDGLRVDAVRCMLLSEDSNSSRRFLKDLNTVVHRDFPGVMMMAEDYSGEMETTKSMASGGLGFDQKWNIGWMKNSLEYFSKPPTERKGYYHKITTAVSEDTFHKMILAISHDEVTIKLNALLEKNTNLSVEEKFANLRAFFGYIMSAPGKKLMFMGCDSGLSQGWDEFIGKEKGLMDLKLGEKESNSQKTLQRLNRIYKSYTPFWQHDDNANDLTWIEKNDPQKIIHAYRRTSNEGESIACFHNFSSEHVEEFKVFFENKEILEKMKILALKGKKNKRDNANKDLSSEEIEKLSCLSRYPNFFEKIKNDANLKKEFFKWVFQSKKSIEEFLKKHGLPNLQWHPHEIFNSDETEFGGKGRTNKKLEYLKDGSGTIIGYKLQVPPLSNVFISENASPLPT, from the coding sequence ATGAATATAGAAAATAATAGTAAAATATCTTCAATCTTTCATGTTAATGAAAGAACCGAAGAATTGCAGCGCTCGATAACCAATGTCTCCGCAGCAAATCCGGAAATAACACTAGAGATTCTAAAAAAAACACAACTTTCACTATTTGAAAAATTAATTTTGAAAATAGTTAATTTCGTCAGGTCTTTATTTGGATTAAAATCGAAAGCAATTAACCGTCTTTTACAAACTCAGACTATCGCTGCAAAATGTATTCGTTTTTGCGGAACTTCTAAGGCAAATCCCCCCTTGAATCAAGAGCTGCCTATTATTATAACGGCAGGAAAATTAAATCTCTTCGCGACTAAATGCCAATTTAAAATAGCCAAAGCGCAAGACCACACCGAAATCCTTCAACAAATACAAGAAGTATCAAAAAACGAAGAAGTCTTTTCAGAAAGTCAAATATCAAATAAAAAAGTTTTTAATAAACTTAAAAACATTTTAAATAATATCGTTGAAATTTACAGCAATAAACAACCGGAAAAACTAAATAAAAAAATTGAAACATTTGATGATTTAATAAAAAAAGCTTTTTGCATGACTGACGAGAACAATCAGAATGTTGTTCAACAATTAAATAAATTATATTTAAAAAAGAAAGAGGGTTATTCAGCTCTTGTTAACCTACACGTTATCAAGCAAAAATTAAAAAAAGATTTTACTCCTAAAAAACTCCAAGAGTTATTGCAAGACCATTTTGAAGAATTCTCAAAATTTGAAAACGACGCCTCTCGATTAGATCCTTCTAAAGCGCTCGAATACCTTTCACAAAAAATTCAAAAAAAGAAAGCTTACATCCAAAAAATCGATAAAGTTTTAGACGATTTCTCCAATAAAGTTCATGATGATTTTTCTGTTTATAAGGTTTCTGCTAAACGATTAATAGAAGAAATCCCTTCTGAAATTTTAGATAAACCCATCAATGTGACCATGATTGGAGTGGAATTTACGGGACTTATAAAAGAAGGAGGGCTTGCTGAGGCTTTGGAGGGAATGGCAAAAGCCATGAAGAATCAGCATCCCGATAACAAAGTTCGCCTCATTTTCCCAAAATTTAATATTTTACCGGCTGAAATACAAAAGGCTATTAATCAAGTTCAACCCTCAAGCCATCTTAACAGCAAGGATAAGCCTTACAAGGTTTATACTATTGAACTTGGCGGAATTGAATACAATTTCATTGAAGATCCTTCTTTTATCTTAAGCGGTCAAAGACCGAGCATTTATGGACCTGACGAAGCTTCATCAAAGGAAAGATTTGCCGTTTTTTCAGGACTTGCAGCAGATTTTGTTAAAGAACTTAAAACCGATGTCATTCATCTCCACGATTGGCACGTTGCCGGAGTTGCTTTAAAGCTTCATAATGATTCGCCTGAAAAAAGAGATTATCCCCCTATTGTTTTTACTTACCACAATAATAGTCGAATGGCTCAAGGAAGATTCGAACAAGGGATCTATAATTATGAACCTGTTATCCAAGGCCTAATCCAAGCAGGGATTGCATCTGAGAATGTTAATTTCTTTGTGGAGGCTATAAAAAAGTCAGATGCCATTACAACTGTCTCTGAAAGCTTTGGTATAGAAAGTCAAGATATGAGCCGAGGCGAGGGCGTTTCTTTTGCTGCAAGAGAAGCTGCGCAAGCCGGAAAATTAACCGGCATTATTAATGGGAGTAATCCTCATTCTTGGAATCCGGAAGAAGATGCCCTTCTAAAAAATTGGAAAGACCCGGAGACAGGAATACCCTTTGATCTTACCTATGGCCCGAATGAAGACGACTTAACCCTTATAGAAAAAAAAGAGCTTTGTAAAACTCATCTACAGAAATGGGCTGCCCAAAATTTTCCTCATGCGAAAGTGGATTTTACTAAACCGATCGTGACCTATGTCGGCCGTTTTGATTCCTATCAAAAAGGTTTAGATAAATTGGAAGGCGCCATAGAGGAAACCTTAAAAAACGGCGGACAATTTATTGTCATGGGTTCTTTAGAAGATAAGAAAGCTTCAAAAATCCTTGATGACCTTGAGATAAAATACAAAGAAAATGTTCTTTTTATAAGAGACTTCAAAGATCCGAATGGCCGCTATCATTATCAACAAGGAGATAAAGATAGGCAAGGTTGCGGCTCTCTTGTCAGAGGGGCATCCGATTTCCTCTTGATACCCTCAAAATTTGAACCTTGCGGTCTTGTTCAATTTGAAGGTTGGCTTTTTGGATCCTTAAGCATAGGTTCGAAAGTCGGCGGACTTTCAGATACGATTATTCCGCCTGAGAAGAATAGCGAGAGATTCAATGGTTTTCTTTTTAATCGAGAAGAAAAAAATTCCATGGAAACAGCTATTCGAACCGCTCTTCTTACATGGAAAAACTATACGCCTGAACAAAAAGGTCGATTAGTGCGTCGAATCATCGAGGAGGGTAGAAAATATAGTTGGTCCACATCCCCTTCCGGTTATTCTCCAATAGAAAAATATCGGTTTGTTTATGAAAACGCAAAAAAATTCGCTATCCAAAGAAAAAATCCTCTCAAAAGACCCCTGGTCAACATTTGTTCTCAAATGGACAAAATCCGAGATACAAGCCTAATACAGCATCATAGAGCATCTAATTCAGATAAGCTGGAAGAAAATTATAGCGCCTATTTTTATAATCAGTTTAATTTTAAAAAATTAGAGAAAATGTATAGAGCGCTTCCAGAAAAAGTTCGAGGGCGCGTTTCCTCTCCTTACGGCTATAAAGTAAATTCTAAAACTTATGAAAAGTTAGGCTCACATTTCATTTCAGGAGCTGACGGAGCTAATATAGAGGGCGTTCAGTTTGCTGTTGAAGCCCCTCAAGCTAAAACAGTTCAAGTTAAAATTTTAACCGAAAATCAAAGTCATCTATACGAACTAAGTAAAGAAAAAAATGGAACTTGGGCCGGTTTTGTTCCAGGTTTAGGTATTGGAACTTACTATCAATTTATTGTGAACGGCCAGATTAAATTAGATCCTTTAGGCTTAAGCCACTTGCAAAATCCCATCCCGGGTGAACCTCTTTGTTCTGTTGTCGTTGATCGCGCTTATGAATGGAATGATCAAGAATGGATGCAATCCCGCGTCGAAAATGCAGGCAAGCCTGCCCCGGTAAGTGTCTATGAAGTGCACCCATTAACCTGGAAGAAAAAAAATGGAGAATTCTTAAATTACAGGGAATTTGCTTTGGAACTTGTAAAGCACTGTAAAACAATGGGATATACCCACGTTGAGTTGATGGGAATTTTGGAGCATCCGAATGAAATATCATGGGGCTATCAAGTCACAGGCTTCTTTAGTCCAACAAGCCGCATGGGAACACCGGAGGATTTCAAATATTTAGTTGAGACACTGCACAATCATCAGATCGGCGTATATCTTGACTGGATTCCCGCTCATTTTGCAAAAGATCCCAACGCCCTTAGCTATTTTGATGGAAGCAACCAATATCAACCCTCCTTCTTAGCCCTGCTTTTCTCCATTCGAAACCTAGCCTTTGATTGGGGGACTTACTTTTTTGATTATGGAAAAAAACCAATTCGTAATTTTCTTACTTCAAGCGCGATTTATTGGCTAAAAGAGATGCATATCGATGGTTTGCGTGTGGATGCTGTAAGGTGCATGCTGCTTAGTGAAGATTCGAATTCAAGCCGTCGTTTTTTAAAAGATCTGAACACTGTTGTCCATAGAGACTTTCCAGGCGTCATGATGATGGCAGAAGACTATTCCGGAGAAATGGAAACGACAAAATCGATGGCTAGCGGAGGTTTAGGGTTTGATCAAAAATGGAACATCGGTTGGATGAAGAATTCGCTCGAATATTTTTCAAAGCCTCCAACAGAGCGAAAAGGTTACTATCATAAAATTACGACCGCCGTTAGCGAAGATACTTTTCATAAAATGATTTTAGCAATTTCTCATGATGAGGTAACGATAAAACTGAACGCTCTCCTCGAAAAAAACACCAACTTATCGGTTGAAGAGAAGTTTGCCAATTTAAGAGCTTTTTTTGGCTATATCATGAGCGCACCAGGTAAAAAATTAATGTTTATGGGCTGCGATAGCGGACTCAGTCAAGGATGGGATGAATTCATCGGCAAAGAAAAAGGCTTAATGGATCTTAAGCTTGGCGAAAAAGAAAGCAACAGCCAGAAGACCCTTCAGCGCTTGAATAGGATTTATAAGTCCTATACGCCTTTTTGGCAGCATGACGACAATGCAAATGATTTAACCTGGATTGAAAAAAATGATCCCCAAAAAATTATTCACGCCTATCGCAGAACAAGTAATGAGGGCGAGTCTATTGCATGCTTCCATAATTTTTCAAGTGAGCACGTAGAAGAATTCAAGGTCTTTTTTGAAAATAAAGAAATTTTGGAAAAAATGAAAATCTTAGCCTTAAAAGGGAAGAAGAACAAAAGGGACAATGCAAACAAAGACTTATCTTCTGAAGAAATCGAAAAGCTGAGCTGCCTAAGCCGTTATCCGAATTTCTTTGAGAAAATCAAAAATGACGCTAACCTTAAAAAGGAATTTTTTAAATGGGTCTTTCAATCAAAAAAATCTATAGAAGAATTTCTTAAAAAACATGGCTTGCCTAACCTCCAATGGCATCCTCACGAAATATTTAACTCGGATGAGACGGAATTTGGCGGAAAAGGACGAACAAATAAAAAATTAGAATACTTAAAAGATGGAAGCGGAACAATTATTGGATATAAGCTACAAGTTCCACCCTTATCTAATGTTTTTATCTCAGAAAACGCTTCACCTCTTCCGACATAA
- a CDS encoding phosphotransacetylase family protein — MADKNKGFFIAATGQHVGKTTLSLGLTAVLKKHLPSVGFIKPVGQQHVTIDNVKVDKDVVLIKKQFDLSASWEDMSPVIIPSGFTKLYLDGGIDSDLLLNKIVECHERISQAHSFTLVEGTGHVGVGSILELSNARVASKLGLDIILISSGGLGSAFDELSLNLSLLKAWNVKVKGVILNKVLSEKKEMIEYYINKALNKHNIPVIGVVPYDPFLSKPTIQDFETLFQTKLLSGESHRMRHFDNVRLVAGSVDAFYEELLPNQLIITPASRKDIIDATLMRHQEEITKWHKDYQGGLILTGRQPPLEEHMEAFKKVDMPILYAPLCSYDAMQMITSFTAKIQMADSEKIEKAIHLIEDHIDLNFILPKTSNLLEEIRI; from the coding sequence ATGGCAGACAAAAATAAAGGGTTTTTTATAGCGGCGACAGGACAGCATGTTGGAAAAACCACTCTTTCATTAGGTTTGACAGCTGTTTTGAAAAAGCACTTGCCTTCTGTCGGTTTCATAAAACCTGTCGGTCAGCAGCATGTCACAATTGATAATGTGAAAGTTGATAAGGATGTAGTTTTAATTAAAAAGCAATTTGATCTTAGTGCTTCATGGGAAGATATGAGCCCCGTCATCATCCCATCAGGCTTTACAAAACTCTATTTAGACGGGGGCATCGATAGCGATTTGCTATTGAATAAAATAGTGGAATGCCATGAGCGCATCTCTCAAGCTCATTCCTTCACACTTGTTGAAGGCACAGGACATGTGGGCGTCGGTTCCATTCTTGAGCTTTCAAATGCTCGGGTCGCAAGCAAACTTGGACTTGATATTATCCTTATCTCATCAGGAGGTCTAGGTTCTGCTTTTGATGAACTTTCCTTAAATTTATCCTTGCTTAAAGCCTGGAATGTTAAAGTCAAGGGAGTCATTCTCAATAAAGTCCTAAGCGAAAAGAAGGAAATGATCGAATACTACATTAACAAAGCCTTGAACAAGCATAATATACCGGTTATCGGTGTTGTTCCTTACGACCCTTTTTTAAGTAAGCCCACCATTCAAGACTTTGAAACCCTTTTTCAGACAAAACTTCTCTCGGGCGAATCGCATAGGATGAGGCATTTTGATAATGTCAGGCTAGTTGCAGGATCAGTTGATGCCTTTTATGAAGAGCTTCTTCCAAATCAACTGATTATTACACCGGCAAGCCGAAAAGATATTATCGACGCCACTTTAATGCGCCACCAAGAAGAGATTACGAAATGGCATAAGGATTATCAAGGAGGGCTAATTTTGACAGGACGGCAACCGCCCTTGGAAGAGCATATGGAAGCTTTTAAAAAAGTGGATATGCCGATCCTTTATGCGCCGCTTTGCAGCTACGATGCCATGCAAATGATCACTTCATTTACGGCCAAAATTCAAATGGCCGATTCAGAGAAAATCGAAAAAGCCATTCACCTCATTGAAGATCATATTGACTTAAACTTTATTCTTCCAAAAACTTCAAACCTCCTTGAAGAAATCCGGATTTAA
- a CDS encoding glycosyltransferase family 9 protein, which yields MKFLIVKLSALGDIVQSLPTVEYLKKRFKNCHISWVVDKRCASLVKSHPLIDKAIIIDLKALKKQPFSLNSLSYLKEIKKEIQEICYDCVFDLQGNIKSGFLTYFAKAKDKAGFSWESLAEWPSGLATTTKVKVPKKLNAKLSYLELLRGYFQDKEPFEEGALKLKLSDDEEKKLKALVDQLFSSGKKIIFVCVGSAWPNKKLPESSLTYLINTLSEQCKNCLFVFGSGNDEEFEESYRISKQISQETFVLEKLSIPLFQHCLLRSSGVIAMDSFALHLAGASKKPTFGFFGASLGEIYAPPINDSAYFQGECPYGITFVKRCPKLRTCKTGACLREVPKTILLESLQKTHWISENFKP from the coding sequence ATGAAATTTTTAATCGTCAAGCTTTCAGCTTTAGGGGATATCGTACAATCTCTTCCAACAGTTGAATACTTAAAAAAGCGATTCAAAAATTGCCATATCAGCTGGGTTGTCGATAAAAGGTGCGCCTCCCTTGTCAAATCCCATCCTTTGATTGACAAAGCCATTATCATCGATTTAAAAGCCTTGAAAAAGCAGCCTTTCTCACTAAACTCACTTTCTTATCTTAAAGAGATAAAAAAAGAGATTCAGGAAATCTGCTATGATTGCGTATTTGACCTTCAAGGGAATATAAAATCAGGTTTTTTGACCTATTTTGCAAAAGCAAAAGACAAAGCGGGCTTTTCTTGGGAATCCCTTGCAGAGTGGCCAAGCGGCCTTGCAACTACTACCAAAGTTAAAGTACCTAAAAAATTAAATGCTAAGTTGAGCTATTTAGAGCTATTAAGAGGCTATTTTCAAGATAAAGAGCCTTTTGAAGAAGGCGCTCTTAAACTTAAGTTATCAGACGATGAAGAAAAAAAGCTTAAGGCATTAGTCGATCAACTTTTTTCATCCGGCAAAAAAATTATCTTCGTTTGTGTTGGGTCCGCCTGGCCAAATAAAAAATTACCCGAATCCTCATTAACCTATCTCATCAATACGCTTTCAGAGCAGTGTAAAAACTGTCTTTTTGTCTTTGGCTCCGGAAACGATGAAGAGTTTGAAGAATCGTATAGAATCAGTAAGCAAATTAGCCAGGAAACTTTCGTTTTAGAAAAGCTATCCATCCCTCTTTTTCAACATTGTTTATTACGCTCAAGCGGTGTTATAGCGATGGATTCTTTTGCTCTTCATTTAGCCGGAGCTTCCAAAAAACCCACTTTTGGATTTTTTGGTGCTTCGCTTGGCGAAATCTATGCGCCGCCAATAAATGATAGCGCTTACTTTCAGGGGGAGTGCCCGTACGGCATAACCTTTGTTAAACGATGCCCAAAACTTCGAACTTGCAAGACAGGGGCTTGCTTAAGAGAGGTTCCAAAGACTATTCTTTTAGAATCCTTGCAAAAAACCCATTGGATTTCCGAAAACTTTAAGCCCTAA
- a CDS encoding CT_584 family protein, which translates to MHQEAKHVQMTEEQVNQLGLMLKRLFSLPIKRSTLRELHGILMRFARGNEAQFKDMFEAFLLGQPVNPANKDLNTLIKEYSPLVRLAREVHDRGEFLGFITSDILSFQDNKPVLSNLFRNIDGTETHFITDVPTTLQMILHFVNRIQEIAKNEAGKATLKEQKEAIAQLKMFSDSLQKEIS; encoded by the coding sequence ATGCATCAAGAAGCTAAACACGTACAAATGACAGAAGAGCAAGTGAATCAACTTGGTCTTATGTTAAAAAGGCTTTTCTCTTTGCCGATTAAACGATCTACATTAAGGGAATTACATGGTATTTTAATGCGATTTGCAAGAGGAAACGAAGCTCAATTTAAGGACATGTTTGAAGCTTTTCTCCTAGGACAGCCTGTAAATCCTGCCAATAAAGACTTAAATACCCTTATCAAGGAATATTCTCCCCTTGTTAGACTTGCAAGAGAAGTTCATGATAGGGGAGAGTTTTTAGGATTTATCACTTCAGATATCCTATCTTTCCAGGACAATAAACCTGTTTTAAGCAATCTTTTTAGAAATATCGATGGGACAGAGACCCATTTTATTACCGATGTTCCTACCACTCTTCAAATGATTCTACACTTTGTAAACCGTATTCAGGAAATCGCTAAAAATGAGGCCGGGAAGGCTACTTTGAAAGAACAAAAAGAGGCGATTGCGCAACTAAAAATGTTTTCTGATAGCCTTCAGAAAGAAATTTCCTAA
- a CDS encoding asparagine synthetase B family protein: MSGGFAGISYPDVFQVEEQINPMLKAIKSNLELNVQFYTHKQIQIGSVGTPISFNEKKTISAIFDGQLYNYDELKQDLLSKGFHFHSDNPSELILRAYEHYGLNFLDKLDGGFALLIADYYKKRLVLARDRIGKKSLYWYHDGKTFVFGTRLKALLSPGLVPHTPALEAIASYFYFGYLPQDLTPVKDINKLLPSHYLLFNFNNSKSIETYWSYSSFFQRSLIKPKKVILDTVDKSLLLSTEKRIPKGGSSIGCFLSGGLGSGSAAYYVDKVIKPKPLKAFTVGFQGETDEDVKAAAGVAENLMIPQNIEWITAETFLNHFPKIIWNLDEPIGDPNIVATYRLAKLASKEVSCVFSGMGSDELFALHSRYDVEEGDVGLFERFYALPRPMMNLILPLIGFFNKKLSYKFLKKARTNPWQIEYLNQNALFDEKTIHQASPFLAKLFDPEVFLHKFYNLNRIRSNLSSFLYFDVKTRLADNYVFQYERMTSSEGLLWQTPFLDRALFEYLASLEEPDFIKESENGSILKELMKGIFKESFINRPKKTRENFLASWGVRSNFIELIPLLRKGTLVETGILSEDWMRKITQNDRAITENFKYLFAILVLEVWFRLFLNKQMQFEPVDIDVKTLLLEL; encoded by the coding sequence ATGAGCGGAGGTTTTGCTGGCATTTCCTATCCCGACGTCTTTCAGGTGGAAGAACAAATCAACCCTATGCTTAAGGCCATTAAAAGCAACCTAGAATTAAACGTTCAATTCTATACTCATAAGCAAATACAAATCGGAAGTGTTGGAACCCCTATCTCCTTCAACGAAAAAAAGACCATTAGCGCCATTTTTGACGGTCAGCTTTATAACTATGATGAATTAAAACAAGACCTCTTATCTAAAGGGTTTCACTTTCACTCTGACAACCCCTCTGAACTTATACTAAGAGCTTATGAGCACTATGGCCTAAATTTTTTAGATAAGCTTGATGGCGGTTTTGCCCTTTTGATTGCCGATTACTATAAAAAAAGGCTCGTTTTAGCAAGAGACCGCATCGGAAAAAAAAGTTTATATTGGTATCATGATGGGAAAACTTTTGTTTTTGGCACACGTTTAAAGGCTCTTTTATCGCCCGGACTTGTGCCGCATACCCCGGCGCTTGAAGCCATAGCTTCCTATTTTTATTTTGGCTACCTTCCTCAGGACTTAACGCCCGTAAAAGACATTAATAAGCTTTTGCCAAGCCATTATTTGCTCTTTAATTTTAATAACAGCAAGTCGATCGAAACCTATTGGTCCTACAGTTCCTTTTTTCAGAGGTCTCTCATTAAGCCAAAGAAAGTGATCTTAGATACTGTCGATAAAAGCCTCCTTCTTTCTACGGAAAAAAGAATTCCGAAAGGGGGAAGCAGCATCGGTTGTTTTCTCTCGGGAGGCCTTGGGTCTGGTTCTGCTGCCTATTATGTAGATAAAGTCATCAAGCCCAAACCCTTAAAAGCGTTTACTGTTGGCTTTCAAGGGGAAACCGATGAAGATGTAAAAGCTGCGGCAGGGGTTGCTGAGAACCTTATGATCCCCCAAAATATTGAGTGGATCACAGCGGAAACTTTTTTAAATCATTTCCCAAAAATCATTTGGAATTTAGATGAACCGATTGGCGATCCCAATATCGTTGCCACCTATAGGCTTGCAAAATTAGCGTCAAAAGAAGTCTCATGTGTCTTTTCAGGAATGGGCAGCGATGAGCTTTTTGCTTTGCATTCAAGATATGACGTCGAAGAAGGAGATGTCGGTTTATTTGAAAGGTTTTATGCTTTACCAAGACCTATGATGAATCTAATTCTTCCCCTAATTGGATTTTTTAATAAGAAGCTCTCTTATAAATTCTTAAAAAAAGCACGGACGAACCCCTGGCAGATTGAATATCTAAATCAAAATGCCCTTTTTGATGAGAAAACAATCCATCAAGCTTCTCCCTTTCTAGCCAAGCTATTTGACCCTGAAGTTTTTCTACATAAATTTTATAATCTAAATCGAATCCGGTCGAATCTTTCTTCATTCCTCTACTTTGATGTAAAAACAAGGCTTGCCGATAACTATGTCTTCCAATACGAACGCATGACATCAAGTGAGGGCCTTCTTTGGCAAACTCCTTTTTTAGACCGAGCTCTTTTTGAATACTTGGCCAGCCTGGAAGAGCCTGATTTTATCAAAGAGAGTGAAAATGGCTCCATACTTAAGGAGCTAATGAAAGGTATTTTTAAAGAATCGTTTATTAATAGACCAAAGAAAACCAGGGAAAACTTTTTGGCTTCCTGGGGGGTACGCTCCAACTTTATCGAACTTATTCCTCTCTTACGAAAAGGGACCCTTGTAGAAACCGGGATTCTTTCAGAGGATTGGATGAGAAAGATTACGCAAAATGATAGAGCTATCACAGAAAACTTTAAGTATCTCTTCGCTATTTTAGTATTGGAAGTTTGGTTTAGGCTTTTTCTGAATAAGCAAATGCAATTTGAGCCTGTGGATATTGATGTAAAAACCCTCCTCTTGGAATTATAG